The Gossypium raimondii isolate GPD5lz chromosome 2, ASM2569854v1, whole genome shotgun sequence genome segment GTCAATCCCAAGCTGAAATGATGGTTGGTTGCAAAATTTTAGTATGCCATGTTGTACATAATTTTTTGTCATGCTTTTGTACAAATTAGTAACTGATACGCCTCTCCCACTTGCATCAGAAGAGAAATTTTCTAACCTAATTGTCCTTTTGGTTTGAAGAGAGAGAGATGACActatatgatttattttcattgcaTTCTCCAACTTATTTgttattatcatgaaattattaTGTTCTCTTTCTTATCTCTTATTTACAATGCAAATAACTATAGGTAAGTAAAATTGTACTGCACAAAACTTAATTCTTCTCTATCCAAATACACTCATCTTGTGAAATGGGAAATTCTTATGTGCGTGTATACAATAAACAACTATAGCAACTTTGTTATATAGtcgatttttttatgttttatttgtacACTATAGCAACTTTTCATCTATAACAAATATAGCTATAAACTATGAAGTTAACTCTTTACTAAATTAGTTCTCTATAATAACTTCTTATctcaaattttagtaaaattagttatattccttagtgaaataaaataataacttttagttaagatattatttcaataaaatgttacaattctacataaaaatctattaattatattttattaaatgaaaataatttttaataataaattacatttgtaaattttatctaaatatgAAATACTATCAAAGGTGTATAACAATCAACACTTTGGAACAAATGAGATTGTTAATAGAgagttgaatatatatataacactatGCATGAAAAATAGGGTTTAGGGTAGTTACCTCCAAGTAGTTTTTGCCATGGAAATAATTCATTTCCAGAGCATGGCCAATTAGACAAGCTTTCTTTCCAACACTCTGCTTGACTATCCAGGACCCCTAACAAAACAAACTCGAGTATCAGAAACATTGCTTCATGCAATGTGAAATTGAGTTTGCATACAGCACAAAACCAGCTAGTCCTCATGGTAaataattcatgcaatttttcattttcttcataggCCACTTGACATGGGTAAACTCAGTTCAAAGCTTTATGTAAGAATTTCCTACAAAAGCAAATCCTCAGAAAggtaaaaaaattcataatctAAGTGATGCaactgaagaaaaaaaagggtgtCAAACCCGACGGAGAAAAGTTCACTTTTCCAGATAAAGAAGGCATGCACAAAGATATCAAAAACGTAATTTCGTCTTAAGACCTTAGTTCTTTAAAATCACTGGAGCtgaaatataaattgtttatcCCGTTAATGGTTGAATGGAGTTAAACACAAGCTTGCTCTTTTTTTCCCTGAGTTCCTTAACCCCTAGTGAGTTCACTACCATACAAGAATACCCATAGATCCTCAATCGGAACTGCAAAGTGCAGCATGCACCAACCTTAGATATGTATGGAATGAGCTTGAACCTTGAATTTCTATATGCATCATCTCCGTTGACAAAGTTGTGTAGCAAGGGTGAATCTTCCACAGGAGTATTCATCATATAGTATAGTGCTAGGCTATATGTTGTTGAACCTGGCACCTGTTTCGTGTTAAATGATTCAATTATTTTGATTGCTCAAGAACCAAAAAGAATGGAGATAGAAATACATATTACTTCGCAGAATGAAGAATAAGTGAAAGACCAAAGTACCTGTATGTTTACAATGAAGAAAAACTCTGGCCCTCCCCGAGCAGCATATTTCTGCAAATAAACAACTCGTAAAAGTTCTCCAATTTTCAATTTACAATCAACATATTGCACAATGCAACAAGTACAGCTTGAGTTCACAGGTAACTCATGGGAAAATGACAAAGGAAAACCTGAACGATGCCCCCAGGACGCCCTCCTAGATCATCTTCTCGTTTGTCAGATCTTAACCAATCTGCAGCGACCATTTGCATCAATGTGCCCTTTGCCTTAAACTGGCAGAAAACAAGAGTAAAGATATAATGTTAAACTGGAAGTTGAAATTTAATGCGGGGAAACTAAAAACGGCGGTATCCATAAAGGAGGGCTTATCAACATATGGTAATGTAGTAAGGCAAAACCCTGAAATTGATTGCATCTAAGACATTCTAAGAGCTAAAACCAAAAATGGAAGGAGGAGATAACTTAGAGAATATCTGAGACAAAACCCAATTCACCGGAAGATAATGTAGTAAGGCATACAATGAACCATCATGGAACACTCCAGCTTAACTTTTATTATTCACTTCAGCTTTGACGTTAAACCTTATGAAACATCATTCTTCATACCTTCTTTCGATCTTCAAGGTAATTCTTCCCACGAATCAAAAATGTGGAGGGTTCCGCTGCTGTCCAACTGCAAGGCAATGTACAAGTTGGATCCTTAGAAAGAGTGTTTCCATAGGAGCAACATACGCCATCTTCCCTTGTCATGTCTTGTAAGTCCATGTAGCCCCTCTTCTGGACTGCAACATATAAGAATTGTACGCAATTAGCAATAGATCTTTCTATAACTacctttgaaaaagaaaaatatttattggtgAAATTCAGaagttaaattgaatattgatcATCAAAATAGTATTCACCTGCAAGATCATGTAtctttttcacaaaaacagCAGCCGTTGATAACTTTGGTTGGCGTGTATCCTGAAAGTTCCCAATCATATAGAAGTGAAAATTGGAGCTAAACAACAGAACTTGTTATAGCTCATTTAATGCAAGAGCAACTGTAATGCAGCcattataaatgaaatagaaaaagtgGAGAAACACTGCAGTATATCACATCCTCTATGAGATATGAAGcaaatttacccaaaaatcCATTTGAATGTAAAATCAATAATTACAACTTCGACTTGTACCTGAGAATATACTTCAGGACCAAAGTCAGAAGCCCATCCATCTTCTGCTCGATCGTGGTCTGTTGGTTCTGGAACATCAAAGAATTCATCAGCAGCATCATTGAGACCTACCAGACTTGAGTGCTCTGAAGATGCCCTTTCCATTGCTTCATTCAtattttccttagtttttcCAGCCTCTATCTCCGTACACATATCAACTATGCCATCCTCTTCACTTTGAAGCAACCTAACATTCCGCATCAACTCTCCAGATGAAAGATCAGCAGTAGGATAGTTTCCTTGTTTTGCTTTGAATAATTCTCTTAATGCTGCAAGTAGATGATATAGATTCCTAGAAACTTAATACCTCAATGATCACACAAATTTGTAACACAGACACATACACACAATAAATGAAttgataaataagattataTCTGCACTTGGATTTTAGGGTAATAGATGACACAATGCCATAACAGAATATATGATTACCAGCAACTCTCTCAAGCATCCGGATGGTAATAGATCTGACTGCAGATGTTCGAAGATAAGATTTCCAGAATTTCCAATCAATTGCAAGCATGTGCTTCACAACAGAGTGTTTTCCTTCAGTCACTGGAGATATGACATATCCACCACCTGCAAGAAATGCCAAACATTAACCTTGTagattaactttttatttatttgtttttaatatcaATATCATTCCCGTTCCttaaaaaggatattaagtGTGCATCATATGCCACATCTCACAAATGTGTTGGTGCATATATCAGAACAATGATAAAAccgatcaaatcaaaataacagCAATGCAATAAGCAGTTATCAGCAGTGTTCAAGCTGAGAGGCCGAAGGATGCTTCCACATTCAAACACACACACAAGTACCAGTCTATATGCATGTGTTCGTGCACACAAGGGATaccaaggaaaaaaaaacagctCATGCGTCTTGTAATATGTACTTCAGATTTAGAGAACTCAGAAAGAACTCTttttatgcataaatttcaGGCATACATTACTTTTAAGGCTGGCACGGACATAGCTTTTCTGTGGGGAACACTTCTTGTGAACCACTGAGTGGTAGAGAATAACTGTGATAATATCAACCAAAAGAAGTGAGTTTACAATTCAACCAGGTCTGACTTCTGAATAGAACTTTAAGAATTTCCTAAGAGTAATTACTACCATATGTTCCATCATCTTCTCTTCTCCAATAGCGCCGCAACAAGAGATCCCTTCTTTTCATTCCCCTGCAAGTATAATTAATTagtgaaaatatataaacagAAACATTTGTCTTGCAAAGCATCATGTCTAAATCAGAAGTTTGGATCTGACCAAGGTAACCAATCACTATATAGCTGCTTGTAAACAATATCAGTATGACCATCAAGATGTTCGACCACACTACCCTTGTAGAAACAGAAGTCCCATCTGCAAGACAATTTGCAAAGTTACactttgttttagaaaaatgaggaatttcataaaatgcaaaatgcacTGCTAGTTGAACAGAATTATAATTTTGCACGACTTTACAATGCACAAGAGAACACCAAAGCAGTAATCATAATTCAAATAGATGAATCGGATTAGGCACCAAATACAGATGCCACATCTGTGCAAGATATCATCTTCGGAATTTAGACTGCTGGTTTTTTGTGTACTATTAAACTTAGTATACTCAGTTTCTACATAGACTGGAAGTTCACATTAAAATGGCAAAGATTCCATGGTTTCAGTTTCTATCATGCATCAAACTGAAGTTCACATTTTCACTCCATTACAACTTCAATAAGACCAGCTTTAATGGCACATAAAAAGTTGCCAACTGAGAAAATAACAATTACAATCCAATCTGTTCCATTGAATCACAATGCTAGATTTAATATGATTACAAATATGCATAGAACTGAAGTACCATTAAATCAAGCCATGGCTCTGGAAAAGGGTACAAGAGCTAACAAAAATACAAAGTACTTAGCAGCTTACTCTGATCTTGAGGGTCCAAGAGACATTAGTGTCTGGAAAATGGCTTCTGAAGTTCCATCTACAACACCCACAGCCATGATTGCAGGATGGTCGTCCCACTGCCAATTAGAGAGGCGTAAAACACAAAGCCAAATTGCtatttcttgaaaaaataattgacCAGTGAATCAAAAGCTACTGACCTTTCCATGAGAATCCCTATCTTTAGCTTCTTTAAACAGTCTAAGACCTGCATTGAACTCACGGGCTTAGACAAACAACTATTACTATatcaaaaatccaaaatattcCTTTTGTACTTACCGTTCTGACAGCCAAAGATTGTCCAAGGTGATGGTGCTACAACGTCAGATGTTACTCTGTCCATCTTTGTAGTTGGATAAAGAGTCCAGTCAATAGAATCATTGTGATTTGACTCAATGGAACTACTCAATCTGCATGCACGGAGTCCTTTTAAGAAATTGACATATAGTAATGGGATATAAATACGAGAGAATACAAAATTAAGAACAAGCATCATGTTCTCTCACACTCATCactaaaaatcatttcaaacatatCCAACTCAAGTTATTCAAGCAATCTGCGAAGAAACCAAATTGTATGCAAGCACGAATGAACAGAGAGAAAAAATCCAGAAGTAAAATATATGTTGAGTAGTAATGCAGGAATGATAACTCATTATTATACCTGAAGGACTGCCATCTACTCTTTGAACAAGCAACATCATTTCCAGGGCGTGGACCACCCTGCATACATAAGTCTCAGTCTCATCCCATCCTATATCAGAAACTTATGATGTGCAATAACAAGAGGAAGCGATTTGGCACCTTTAGGGCTGCTTCCTGAAAGGAATGAATCCATCTTGCTGCTTCTTCAGGACTACTAGCTCCTAGCTATAAATTTAGATTCCATATCTCAACCATGAAGGTAAAAGTATGATAGATATTGACTAACAA includes the following:
- the LOC105788954 gene encoding protein ENHANCED DISEASE RESISTANCE 2, with the translated sequence MAGCSQSRGELKMEGWLYIIRSNRIGLQYSRKRYFVLEAHLLNCFKSMPISSLQESGRSAIIDSSIRVTDNGRESIHRKVFFIFTLYNSSNHNDQLKLGASSPEEAARWIHSFQEAALKGGPRPGNDVACSKSRWQSFRLSSSIESNHNDSIDWTLYPTTKMDRVTSDVVAPSPWTIFGCQNGLRLFKEAKDRDSHGKWDDHPAIMAVGVVDGTSEAIFQTLMSLGPSRSEWDFCFYKGSVVEHLDGHTDIVYKQLYSDWLPWGMKRRDLLLRRYWRREDDGTYVILYHSVVHKKCSPQKSYVRASLKSGGYVISPVTEGKHSVVKHMLAIDWKFWKSYLRTSAVRSITIRMLERVAALRELFKAKQGNYPTADLSSGELMRNVRLLQSEEDGIVDMCTEIEAGKTKENMNEAMERASSEHSSLVGLNDAADEFFDVPEPTDHDRAEDGWASDFGPEVYSQDTRQPKLSTAAVFVKKIHDLAVQKRGYMDLQDMTREDGVCCSYGNTLSKDPTCTLPCSWTAAEPSTFLIRGKNYLEDRKKFKAKGTLMQMVAADWLRSDKREDDLGGRPGGIVQKYAARGGPEFFFIVNIQVPGSTTYSLALYYMMNTPVEDSPLLHNFVNGDDAYRNSRFKLIPYISKGSWIVKQSVGKKACLIGHALEMNYFHGKNYLELGIDIGSSTVARGVVNLVLGYLNNLVIEMAFLIQANTEDELPEYLLGTCRLNHLDAAKSIPVKV